In Acidimicrobiales bacterium, one DNA window encodes the following:
- a CDS encoding Zn-dependent alcohol dehydrogenase produces MRAAVLHQIPGDLQIDDIRVDKPAANEVLIQTTHAGLCHSDLHFMDGLWQTGLPCVMGHESAGVVQAVGSDVTYVKPGDHVISCLSVFCGHCNHCLTGHPNRCSNNAATARPADGGSRLQTPDGQAVAQFARLGGFAEEMLVHQNAIVKIRDDMPLDRAALIGCGVTTGVGAVFKTAKIEPGSVCAVIGAGGIGLSAIQGCRIAGAGRTIAIDISDAKLEVARQMGATDTINATEVDPVEAVREMTGGGVDYSFEAIGRKETYEQAWKMTGIGGTAVGIGMMPFGEKIEITGYEIFMMEKTLKGSMMGSNAFRVDMPKYVDMYLDGRLMLDEMISGVISLDDINEGYEWLRKGEATRTVIDFSR; encoded by the coding sequence ATGAGAGCAGCAGTACTTCACCAGATTCCTGGCGATCTACAAATCGACGACATCAGGGTCGACAAGCCCGCGGCGAACGAGGTGCTCATCCAGACCACCCACGCGGGCCTGTGTCACAGCGACCTGCACTTCATGGACGGTCTGTGGCAGACCGGCCTGCCGTGTGTGATGGGTCACGAGTCGGCGGGCGTCGTGCAGGCCGTCGGCAGCGACGTCACCTACGTGAAACCCGGCGATCACGTCATCAGCTGCCTGTCGGTCTTCTGCGGTCACTGCAACCACTGCCTCACCGGTCACCCGAACCGGTGCTCGAACAACGCCGCAACCGCTCGACCGGCCGATGGCGGCTCGCGCCTGCAGACCCCAGACGGCCAGGCCGTGGCCCAGTTCGCCCGGCTGGGTGGCTTCGCCGAGGAGATGCTGGTCCACCAGAACGCAATCGTGAAGATCCGCGACGACATGCCCCTCGACCGGGCCGCCCTGATCGGATGTGGTGTCACGACCGGCGTTGGCGCCGTGTTCAAGACCGCCAAGATCGAACCGGGCTCTGTCTGCGCGGTGATCGGTGCGGGCGGCATCGGCCTGTCGGCGATCCAGGGCTGTCGCATCGCCGGCGCCGGGCGCACCATCGCTATCGACATCTCCGATGCCAAGCTCGAGGTCGCCCGCCAGATGGGCGCAACCGACACCATCAACGCCACCGAGGTCGACCCGGTAGAAGCGGTGAGGGAGATGACCGGAGGCGGCGTCGACTATTCCTTCGAGGCCATCGGGCGCAAGGAGACCTACGAGCAGGCCTGGAAGATGACCGGCATCGGGGGCACCGCGGTGGGCATAGGGATGATGCCCTTCGGCGAAAAGATCGAGATCACCGGCTACGAGATCTTCATGATGGAGAAGACGTTGAAGGGCTCGATGATGGGCTCCAACGCGTTCAGGGTCGACATGCCCAAGTACGTCGACATGTACCTCGACGGCAGGCTGATGCTCGACGAGATGATCTCGGGCGTCATCTCGCTCGACGACATCAACGAGGGCTACGAGTGGCTTCGCAAGGGTGAGGCCACACGCACGGTCATCGACTTCAGCCGCTGA